One Paraburkholderia dioscoreae DNA segment encodes these proteins:
- the gspI gene encoding type II secretion system minor pseudopilin GspI has translation MRRCRSMTARETVHGAQRGFTMIEVLVALAIIAVALAASLRAVGSLASGEADLHRRLLAGWSADNTLAQLHLAHAWPNVGSTSFDCSQGNLQLICTEHVTATPNPVFRRVEVMVTMPGGSGNLAQMVTVVANENNRSL, from the coding sequence ATGCGTCGTTGCAGGAGCATGACGGCTCGCGAAACGGTTCACGGCGCGCAGCGCGGTTTTACGATGATCGAAGTGCTGGTCGCCCTGGCGATCATCGCGGTGGCGCTGGCGGCGTCGTTGCGCGCCGTGGGCAGTCTCGCGAGTGGCGAGGCCGATCTGCATCGCCGGTTGCTGGCAGGCTGGAGCGCGGACAACACGCTGGCGCAATTGCATCTCGCGCATGCGTGGCCGAACGTGGGTTCGACGAGCTTCGATTGTTCGCAGGGCAACTTGCAGTTGATCTGTACGGAGCATGTGACGGCAACGCCGAATCCGGTGTTTCGTCGTGTGGAAGTGATGGTGACGATGCCGGGCGGGTCCGGCAATCTGGCTCAGATGGTGACGGTGGTCGCGAATGAAAACAACCGTTCGCTCTGA